The following are encoded in a window of Rhodomicrobium lacus genomic DNA:
- a CDS encoding cation diffusion facilitator family transporter encodes MNALSRYALQSVGIAALVLALKGLAAAVTGSVALWSDALESIINVVVAAVAYFALRLSAKGPDANHQFGHYKVEYFSAVFEGALIVVAAFAIFREATASFLDPKPLDAPILGLAINGAATVINAGWGWHLSRIGQRERSPALYADGQHVLADVVSSIGVILGLIAAVLTGWLWLDAVIAACVGGWILISGWRLVKESVGGLMDAAADPDTLAAIKAIIGAEANGALEAHDLRTRAAGPVTFIEFHLVVPAGMTVSAAHDICDRIENALMSEVPGARVTIHVEPENKAKHAGVRMRSSHA; translated from the coding sequence ATGAATGCCCTCAGCCGCTATGCGCTTCAAAGCGTCGGTATCGCCGCGCTTGTTCTCGCGCTGAAGGGGCTTGCGGCTGCGGTAACGGGGTCGGTCGCTCTCTGGTCGGACGCGCTTGAGAGCATCATCAATGTCGTTGTGGCAGCCGTCGCCTATTTCGCGCTGCGGCTCAGCGCCAAGGGACCGGACGCCAATCATCAATTCGGTCATTACAAGGTGGAATATTTCTCCGCCGTATTTGAAGGCGCGCTCATCGTCGTGGCCGCGTTCGCGATCTTCCGCGAAGCGACCGCGAGCTTCCTCGATCCGAAGCCGCTCGACGCGCCGATTCTCGGTCTTGCGATCAACGGCGCTGCCACCGTCATCAACGCGGGCTGGGGTTGGCATCTGTCTCGTATCGGGCAGCGCGAACGCTCGCCCGCGCTTTATGCCGATGGCCAGCACGTTCTAGCCGACGTCGTTTCATCGATCGGCGTCATCCTCGGGCTCATTGCGGCCGTTCTCACCGGCTGGCTATGGCTTGACGCGGTCATCGCGGCCTGCGTCGGCGGCTGGATCCTCATTTCCGGGTGGCGGCTTGTAAAGGAGAGCGTCGGCGGGTTGATGGATGCGGCCGCCGATCCCGACACGCTCGCCGCCATCAAGGCCATCATTGGCGCGGAAGCAAACGGCGCGCTTGAAGCGCACGACCTGCGCACGCGCGCCGCCGGCCCCGTCACCTTCATCGAGTTTCATCTCGTGGTGCCCGCCGGCATGACCGTGAGCGCCGCGCACGATATTTGCGACCGCATCGAGAATGCGCTGATGAGCGAAGTTCCAGGCGCCCGCGTCACGATCCATGTCGAGCCCGAGAACAAGGCAAAGCACGCCGGCGTAAGGATGCGCTCGTCGCACGCGTAA
- a CDS encoding enoyl-CoA hydratase/isomerase family protein, protein MLDLEQGVACVVEGRAGLARLNRPKALNALTPAMIERLDTFLNACAANPHIYGMVLEAEGKAFCAGGDIRAIRDMAASAPEEANRFYAAEYRYNWSLACFPKPHVALIDGPVMGGGVGVSLYGSHRVAGENIRFAMPETGIGFVPDIGGSWFMPRLPGKTGLYLALTGAVLNRADAYALGLVTHCIPRERFPAIRAAMIEGQTIGTVLSALHEPAGESALDALREPIDRLFAAPSLEGLFRGLEREDGRWRDFARATLATLSARSPLSLHLTFELHRRAATFSSLKDALSLEYRVATRLIRHADFAEGVRAAVIDKDRSPKWAHASIGEVAAPLVESFFAPLSTGDVPLDRSA, encoded by the coding sequence ATGCTGGATTTGGAACAGGGAGTCGCCTGCGTGGTAGAGGGCAGGGCGGGGCTTGCCCGCCTCAATCGCCCCAAGGCGTTGAACGCTTTGACCCCGGCAATGATCGAACGGCTCGACACCTTTCTTAACGCCTGCGCAGCCAATCCGCATATCTACGGCATGGTGCTCGAAGCCGAGGGCAAGGCGTTCTGCGCCGGGGGCGATATCCGCGCCATCCGCGATATGGCGGCGAGCGCCCCCGAAGAGGCGAACCGCTTCTATGCGGCGGAGTATCGGTACAACTGGTCGCTGGCATGCTTTCCGAAGCCGCATGTCGCGCTGATCGACGGCCCGGTGATGGGCGGCGGCGTTGGCGTGAGCCTCTACGGCAGCCATCGCGTAGCGGGCGAAAACATCCGCTTCGCGATGCCCGAAACCGGCATTGGCTTTGTGCCCGATATCGGCGGATCGTGGTTCATGCCGCGTCTGCCCGGCAAGACCGGCCTTTATCTCGCGCTGACGGGCGCCGTGCTGAATCGCGCCGACGCTTACGCGCTCGGACTCGTGACGCATTGCATTCCTCGCGAGCGGTTCCCCGCGATCCGGGCGGCCATGATCGAAGGGCAGACCATCGGCACCGTGCTCAGCGCCTTGCACGAACCAGCGGGCGAAAGCGCGCTCGACGCTTTGCGCGAGCCGATCGACCGCCTGTTCGCCGCGCCTTCGCTTGAAGGGCTGTTCCGGGGGCTTGAGCGCGAGGACGGACGATGGCGGGACTTCGCCCGCGCGACGCTCGCCACGCTGTCGGCGCGCTCGCCGCTTTCGCTGCATCTGACCTTCGAGTTGCACCGCCGCGCCGCCACCTTTTCGAGTCTCAAGGACGCCTTGTCTCTGGAATACCGGGTTGCGACGCGGCTCATCCGCCATGCCGATTTCGCGGAGGGAGTTCGCGCCGCGGTCATCGACAAGGATCGCTCGCCGAAGTGGGCCCATGCGTCCATCGGCGAGGTTGCCGCGCCCCTCGTGGAAAGCTTCTTCGCGCCCCTTTCGACAGGCGATGTTCCGCTCGACCGGTCTGCGTAG
- a CDS encoding DUF5996 family protein, translating into MDSLPASTSRDWPDIPYAAWKDTAATLQLWMQIVGKVRLALTPWLNHSWHVPLYVTSRGLDTSPIPYGARTFEIAFDFQDNVLTITTSEGSRRELKLEPQTVADFQARLMETLGSLDIAVNIYEIPSEIPDAIPFREDTIHRDYDRDAAHRFWRALAQVDRVLKLFRTGFIGKCSPVHFFWGSFDLAVTRFSGRRAPLHPGGVPGVSDDVTREAYSHEVSSAGFWPGGNGIDYPAFYSYAFPTPDDFKRRPVEPDAAFFSDALGEFLLPYDAVRTAADPDSRLIAFLQSTYDAAATTARWDREALECPLGRPGIPRPLDGRGP; encoded by the coding sequence ATGGATTCGCTCCCAGCGTCGACATCGCGCGATTGGCCCGACATCCCCTATGCCGCATGGAAAGACACCGCCGCTACGCTCCAGCTTTGGATGCAGATCGTGGGCAAGGTTCGACTTGCGCTCACGCCATGGCTCAACCATTCATGGCACGTCCCGCTTTACGTGACGTCACGCGGCCTCGACACCTCGCCAATTCCTTACGGCGCACGAACCTTCGAGATCGCCTTCGACTTTCAGGACAACGTCCTGACAATCACGACGAGCGAGGGCAGTCGCCGCGAACTGAAGCTCGAACCGCAAACTGTCGCCGACTTTCAGGCCCGGCTCATGGAAACGCTGGGCAGCCTCGATATCGCGGTGAACATCTACGAGATACCGTCCGAAATTCCGGACGCGATCCCCTTTCGCGAGGACACTATCCATCGCGACTACGACCGGGACGCCGCCCACCGCTTCTGGCGCGCGCTTGCACAGGTCGACCGCGTCTTGAAGCTGTTTCGAACGGGCTTTATCGGCAAGTGCAGCCCCGTACACTTCTTCTGGGGCAGCTTCGACCTCGCGGTGACGCGCTTTTCAGGAAGGCGCGCGCCGCTGCATCCGGGCGGTGTGCCGGGAGTCTCCGATGATGTGACGCGCGAAGCCTATTCGCATGAAGTGTCGAGCGCGGGTTTCTGGCCAGGCGGCAACGGTATCGACTATCCCGCCTTCTACTCCTACGCTTTCCCCACGCCGGACGACTTCAAGCGTCGCCCGGTGGAGCCGGATGCGGCGTTTTTCAGCGATGCGCTTGGCGAGTTTCTGCTGCCTTACGACGCGGTGAGGACTGCCGCCGATCCCGACTCGCGGCTCATCGCGTTTCTTCAGAGCACATACGACGCAGCCGCAACGACCGCCAGATGGGATCGCGAGGCGCTCGAATGTCCGCTGGGGCGGCCGGGCATCCCGAGGCCGCTCGACGGGCGGGGGCCATAG
- the purU gene encoding formyltetrahydrofolate deformylase: MSFQKPAFVLTLSCADQSGIVASIAGILAEHGCNITDSAQFGDVKSNRFFMRVSFSAPDTMDEPAAERMLKPVVDRFKMTTRLHPVAERMRVLILVSKFGHCLNDLLYRHRVGALPVEIPAIISNHRDFYRLAASHDIPFHHLPMTPDTKEKQEHKLAEIIDEEKIDLVVLARYMQVLSEDLCRKLEGRAINIHHSFLPSFKGAKPYHQAHMRGVKLIGATAHYVTPALDEGPIIEQEVARVDHSMSIEDLVNMGRDVESLVLSRAVKWHVEHRILVNGNRTVVFR, encoded by the coding sequence ATGTCCTTTCAGAAGCCAGCGTTCGTCCTGACCCTTTCCTGCGCCGATCAATCCGGGATCGTCGCATCCATTGCCGGGATATTGGCCGAGCACGGATGCAACATCACGGATAGCGCGCAGTTTGGCGATGTGAAGTCGAACCGATTTTTCATGCGCGTTTCGTTCTCCGCGCCGGACACGATGGACGAGCCGGCGGCGGAACGCATGCTGAAGCCCGTGGTCGACCGCTTCAAGATGACCACGCGGCTTCATCCCGTGGCCGAACGCATGCGGGTTCTGATCCTCGTTTCAAAATTCGGGCATTGCCTGAACGATCTCCTGTACCGGCACCGCGTCGGCGCGCTCCCCGTCGAAATTCCCGCCATCATATCGAACCATCGCGATTTCTACCGGCTCGCCGCCAGCCACGACATTCCGTTTCACCATCTGCCCATGACGCCCGACACGAAGGAAAAGCAGGAGCACAAGCTCGCCGAAATCATCGACGAGGAGAAGATCGATCTCGTCGTACTCGCCCGCTACATGCAGGTGTTGTCAGAAGACCTGTGCCGCAAGCTCGAAGGGCGCGCGATCAACATCCATCACTCCTTCCTGCCGAGCTTCAAGGGTGCGAAGCCTTATCATCAGGCGCACATGCGCGGCGTGAAACTGATCGGCGCCACAGCGCATTATGTCACGCCCGCCCTCGACGAGGGGCCGATCATCGAGCAGGAAGTGGCGCGCGTGGATCATTCGATGTCGATCGAGGATCTTGTCAATATGGGCCGCGACGTTGAAAGTCTTGTTCTCTCTCGCGCAGTAAAGTGGCATGTGGAACACCGTATTCTGGTCAACGGCAATCGGACCGTCGTTTTCCGTTAA
- a CDS encoding TIM barrel protein, with product MVAVRGAGFSSAVRDDYHFENLRRNLSQAEELGVDFVEIPIFAMDLIAGGRIIPSQLRRLKEALRPRALGYTAHGPIAVNFMQRELSERHFEVARASVEAAAEIGAVHVVFHTGVTRESDPRTIEAAYSNQRDYIARLGDIAAAHGIIIAIENIFSTSEAEVTALPSRLAREIEAIGHSNVFACLDFSHGAITCASQRADFLAEAEALARVAIHLHVHDSFGDPTQLRTSADAERLAYGLGDLHAPIGWGKLPWLEMMQRFTFRPDVIFNLELPPRYWYALDDSVREMQDMIEVYKAGRANA from the coding sequence ATGGTGGCTGTTCGTGGAGCCGGTTTCTCGAGCGCGGTTCGAGACGATTATCATTTCGAAAACTTGCGGCGCAATCTGAGTCAGGCCGAGGAACTCGGCGTCGACTTCGTTGAAATCCCGATCTTCGCGATGGACCTGATCGCCGGCGGACGCATCATCCCTAGCCAGCTGCGCCGCCTGAAGGAGGCGCTGCGCCCGCGCGCGCTTGGCTACACCGCGCATGGCCCCATTGCGGTCAACTTCATGCAGCGCGAGCTTTCGGAGCGTCACTTCGAGGTGGCGCGGGCGAGTGTCGAGGCCGCTGCCGAAATCGGCGCGGTGCATGTCGTCTTTCACACCGGCGTCACGAGGGAGAGCGATCCGCGAACAATAGAAGCGGCCTACAGCAACCAGCGCGACTATATCGCGAGGCTTGGCGACATCGCCGCCGCGCACGGCATCATCATTGCCATCGAAAACATATTCTCGACGAGCGAAGCCGAGGTGACCGCGCTTCCCTCGCGCCTTGCCCGCGAAATCGAGGCCATCGGGCATTCAAACGTCTTCGCGTGCCTCGATTTCTCGCACGGTGCCATTACCTGCGCGTCGCAGCGAGCGGACTTTCTGGCGGAGGCCGAGGCGCTCGCGCGCGTGGCCATCCACCTTCATGTCCATGATTCGTTCGGCGATCCGACGCAGCTCCGCACCTCTGCGGATGCAGAACGGCTCGCCTACGGCCTCGGCGATCTGCATGCGCCCATCGGCTGGGGCAAGCTTCCGTGGCTGGAGATGATGCAGCGCTTCACCTTCCGCCCCGACGTCATCTTCAACCTCGAACTGCCGCCGCGTTACTGGTATGCGCTCGACGACAGCGTGCGCGAGATGCAAGACATGATTGAAGTATACAAGGCTGGCCGCGCGAACGCCTGA
- a CDS encoding sugar phosphate isomerase/epimerase family protein, producing MAISGGIGFASAACEDPDFEALRRNLDLAEELGVDVVELPLFALDIIAGGRVLPDQMRRLALAIGTRPFALTAHGPVGVNMMDASDLLARHRIVAEAAIAAASELGVFRIVLHTGHIARADEGRIEAAYARQRDAFRALADVAERGGMSLAIENIYVPDRGRIAPLPSQIAREIAAIAHPNVTGCLDFAHAALACAAEGADFRAEAKALASISAHLHLHDCFADPADMAIFVPSERVAYGLGDLHLPLGWGRLPWHDLMDELNFPPDALFLLELSAQYRFALPDGVVRARALAAAYERAQKRRAEA from the coding sequence ATGGCAATCTCAGGCGGGATAGGGTTTGCGAGCGCGGCATGCGAAGACCCCGATTTCGAGGCACTCCGGCGCAATCTCGATCTCGCCGAGGAGCTGGGCGTGGACGTCGTGGAACTGCCGCTGTTCGCGCTCGATATCATCGCGGGCGGCCGGGTGCTGCCCGACCAGATGAGGCGACTGGCGCTGGCGATCGGGACGAGGCCGTTTGCATTGACGGCGCACGGTCCCGTCGGCGTCAACATGATGGACGCTTCCGATCTCCTTGCGCGTCACCGCATCGTGGCGGAAGCGGCCATAGCAGCGGCTTCCGAGCTTGGCGTCTTCCGCATCGTTCTGCACACCGGGCACATCGCGCGCGCCGACGAAGGCCGGATCGAGGCGGCCTATGCACGCCAGCGCGACGCGTTCCGGGCACTTGCCGATGTTGCCGAGCGGGGCGGCATGAGCCTTGCCATTGAAAACATCTATGTGCCCGACAGAGGGCGGATCGCGCCGCTGCCGTCGCAAATAGCGCGTGAGATCGCTGCCATCGCACATCCGAATGTGACCGGCTGCCTCGATTTCGCTCACGCAGCGCTTGCCTGCGCGGCGGAGGGGGCGGATTTTCGGGCCGAAGCGAAGGCTCTGGCCAGCATTTCGGCGCATCTCCATCTGCACGATTGCTTTGCCGATCCCGCCGACATGGCCATTTTCGTGCCGTCGGAGCGCGTCGCTTATGGCCTCGGCGACCTGCATTTGCCGCTCGGCTGGGGAAGGCTTCCCTGGCACGACCTGATGGACGAATTGAACTTTCCGCCGGACGCTCTTTTCCTGCTCGAATTATCGGCACAATATCGCTTCGCGCTGCCGGATGGCGTGGTCCGCGCGCGCGCTCTGGCTGCCGCTTACGAGCGCGCACAGAAACGGCGCGCCGAAGCATGA
- a CDS encoding patatin-like phospholipase family protein, whose protein sequence is MGFNRDAHRRGRLAVAARQSFALIVAAFLLAACAYLPREPFTAQEQAIAEIPGIPHARFWVDGSDAELREFVRGTALSGAISATGSFDVLALSGGAYDGAYGAGVINGWTATGTRPKFAIVTGVSAGALIAPLAFLGPAYDARLQEAFAGTAAQFLGDLGGVFSLLGTAEVRRQSLVELVDAFVDYNLLRAVAAEHAKGRRLFVVTTNLDAQRGVVWDMGAIAAAGPQYRDLFRDVLVASASIPGIFGPTYIEVQANGRRFREMHIDGGATTQVFILPDVVFATGRGISTPKGAPAQLWVIINNRLSPEFEVVESGILSEVPRAFSTLIKASAKGTLYAASTYVGPGRFHLTFIDQGFDDLLKANPGLQPGFNAPYMQTLFRYGYDKARSASPWLASVPLPGNAPKPRPTIASIR, encoded by the coding sequence ATGGGCTTTAATCGGGATGCGCACCGCCGAGGTCGCCTTGCGGTCGCGGCGCGGCAGTCATTCGCGCTCATCGTGGCCGCGTTTCTCCTCGCCGCCTGTGCTTATCTCCCGCGTGAGCCTTTCACGGCGCAGGAACAGGCCATCGCCGAGATTCCCGGCATTCCGCACGCGCGCTTCTGGGTGGACGGCAGCGACGCGGAACTTCGCGAGTTCGTGCGCGGCACCGCCCTGTCGGGAGCCATTTCAGCGACGGGAAGCTTCGACGTGCTCGCCCTTTCCGGCGGCGCCTATGACGGCGCTTACGGTGCAGGCGTCATCAATGGCTGGACGGCGACGGGGACGCGACCGAAATTCGCAATCGTGACGGGCGTCAGCGCGGGCGCGCTCATCGCCCCGCTGGCGTTTCTGGGCCCTGCCTACGACGCGCGGCTTCAGGAGGCTTTCGCGGGCACCGCCGCGCAGTTTCTGGGCGATCTCGGCGGCGTGTTCTCGCTGCTGGGTACAGCCGAAGTTCGCCGCCAGTCTCTCGTCGAACTCGTGGATGCCTTCGTCGATTATAATCTTCTCCGAGCCGTCGCCGCCGAACATGCGAAAGGGCGACGTCTTTTCGTCGTGACGACCAATCTCGATGCGCAGCGCGGTGTCGTCTGGGACATGGGCGCCATCGCCGCCGCAGGTCCGCAGTACCGCGATCTGTTCCGCGATGTGCTCGTCGCCTCCGCAAGCATACCGGGCATTTTCGGCCCGACTTATATCGAGGTTCAGGCAAACGGCCGCCGCTTCCGCGAAATGCATATCGACGGCGGCGCCACAACGCAGGTCTTCATCCTGCCGGATGTGGTGTTCGCGACAGGCAGGGGGATTTCAACCCCGAAGGGCGCGCCCGCCCAATTGTGGGTGATCATCAACAACCGCCTGTCGCCCGAGTTCGAGGTGGTGGAATCCGGCATACTGTCGGAGGTGCCCCGCGCGTTTTCCACCCTCATCAAGGCAAGCGCCAAGGGTACGCTGTACGCCGCAAGTACCTATGTGGGGCCGGGACGCTTTCACCTGACATTCATCGACCAGGGGTTCGACGATCTGCTCAAGGCCAATCCCGGCCTTCAGCCCGGCTTCAACGCGCCCTACATGCAGACACTGTTCCGTTACGGCTACGACAAGGCTCGGTCGGCAAGCCCGTGGCTGGCGTCGGTGCCATTGCCCGGAAATGCGCCGAAGCCACGCCCGACGATTGCATCGATCCGATAG
- a CDS encoding L,D-transpeptidase family protein — translation MRDRAFQREWETQPDRGFPTLAKENIATTKTAIKQYAEIVARGGWPQLPPIELRTGMSHPAVVQLRTRLQVTGDLAAYGGYPEVFDSYVEQAVKRAQQRHGIPPTGFLDQTTIDALNVPASARLRQLQTNLVRLQGLVPATPAGKYVVVNIPAAQIEAVNNNQVVSRHAGVVGKPDRPSPLLTSAIEEINFNKEWVVPPTVLKYDLVPKGRGGQDVLAKYKIDAYATHEDYAKGRKLDPAQIDWSSDAPLRYFYVQAPGDENPLGFAKINFASPQGVYMHDTPGQSVFQKSFRADSSGCIRVQNIHQLVAWLLEDNGWSVQQVLRMKQSGERLFVRLKKRVPLYWTYITAWSTPDGTVQFRRDIYRKDGVEAIASAY, via the coding sequence ATGCGAGACCGCGCCTTTCAGCGCGAATGGGAAACCCAACCCGACCGCGGCTTCCCGACTCTTGCCAAGGAAAATATCGCCACCACCAAGACCGCGATCAAGCAATATGCGGAGATCGTCGCGCGTGGCGGCTGGCCGCAGCTTCCGCCGATCGAACTTCGCACCGGCATGAGCCATCCGGCTGTGGTGCAACTCCGCACGCGCCTGCAGGTTACGGGCGATCTCGCGGCTTATGGCGGCTATCCGGAGGTCTTCGACTCTTACGTCGAACAGGCGGTGAAGCGGGCGCAGCAGCGCCACGGCATTCCGCCCACGGGCTTCCTCGACCAGACGACGATCGACGCGCTCAACGTTCCCGCCAGCGCGCGGCTTCGCCAGCTCCAGACCAATCTTGTGCGCCTGCAAGGCCTTGTGCCGGCCACCCCGGCTGGCAAATACGTGGTGGTGAACATTCCGGCTGCCCAGATCGAGGCTGTGAACAACAATCAGGTGGTTTCCCGCCACGCAGGCGTCGTGGGCAAGCCGGACAGGCCGTCGCCGCTTCTGACCTCGGCGATCGAGGAGATAAACTTCAACAAGGAGTGGGTCGTGCCGCCCACGGTGTTGAAATACGACCTCGTGCCGAAGGGCCGCGGTGGGCAGGATGTGCTCGCGAAGTACAAGATCGACGCCTACGCCACGCATGAAGACTATGCGAAGGGCAGGAAGCTGGATCCGGCGCAGATCGATTGGTCGTCCGACGCGCCGCTCCGCTACTTCTATGTGCAGGCGCCCGGCGACGAGAACCCGCTCGGCTTCGCGAAGATCAATTTCGCCAGCCCACAAGGCGTCTATATGCACGACACGCCCGGCCAGAGCGTGTTCCAGAAGAGCTTCCGGGCCGACAGCTCCGGCTGCATTCGCGTGCAGAACATTCACCAGCTGGTGGCGTGGCTGCTTGAAGACAACGGCTGGTCGGTGCAGCAGGTGCTGCGCATGAAGCAGTCGGGCGAGCGGCTTTTCGTGCGGCTCAAGAAGCGGGTGCCGCTGTATTGGACCTATATCACGGCTTGGTCCACGCCCGATGGAACCGTGCAGTTCCGCCGCGACATTTACCGCAAGGACGGCGTGGAGGCCATCGCCTCGGCCTACTAG
- a CDS encoding cytochrome-c peroxidase, translating into MKPMLFSKRLFFGVAAIAVATSFLIHTHEEGRKAEVVREEAAQLATSKADAERLIEDFPSDPDAQALGRVRQAYERARAAWPAPSLLPDAKVAEFAPLEIRQKPSGIAIAKVDLGRMLFEDPRLSASGQIACQSCHNQELGWGDGLRSSFGHNRKRGKRNAPPLFSAAYRPALFWDGRVTRLEEQALGPMANPIEMAVHDFSDVTARLAKDDIYRKRFRSIYGSDQINIAWVADALAAFETTMERPTRFDRFLKGDAAALTDEQVWGMHLFRTKAGCMNCHSGPLLTDERYHNLGLSLLGRPLGDTGRHAVSGLEDDVGRFRTASLRHVSKTGPYMHNGLIPDLRRVVIFYEIGGGKTRPITGQPADDLMRAAAKTSPLVKKFDLTPAERQALIEFLKAL; encoded by the coding sequence AACGTCTTTTCTTCGGCGTGGCGGCTATTGCGGTCGCCACTTCGTTCCTCATTCACACCCATGAAGAAGGTCGTAAGGCCGAAGTCGTCCGCGAGGAAGCGGCGCAACTCGCGACGTCGAAGGCAGACGCGGAACGGCTGATCGAAGATTTTCCGTCCGATCCCGACGCTCAAGCCCTCGGTCGCGTTCGTCAGGCTTATGAAAGGGCACGGGCCGCCTGGCCAGCGCCCTCCTTGCTTCCGGACGCCAAAGTCGCCGAATTCGCGCCGCTCGAAATCCGGCAGAAGCCAAGCGGAATCGCAATCGCGAAGGTCGACCTTGGCCGCATGCTGTTCGAAGATCCGCGACTGTCCGCATCCGGACAGATCGCCTGTCAGAGTTGCCATAATCAGGAACTCGGCTGGGGCGATGGTTTGCGCTCGTCCTTCGGCCACAATCGCAAGCGCGGCAAGCGCAATGCGCCGCCGCTGTTCAGCGCCGCCTATCGTCCGGCCCTTTTCTGGGACGGTCGCGTTACGAGGCTTGAGGAGCAGGCGCTCGGGCCCATGGCAAATCCTATCGAGATGGCGGTCCACGATTTCAGCGACGTGACCGCGCGTCTCGCAAAAGACGATATTTATCGGAAGCGCTTCCGCAGCATTTATGGTTCGGATCAGATCAATATCGCATGGGTTGCAGACGCCCTCGCCGCTTTCGAAACGACGATGGAGCGCCCGACCCGCTTTGATCGCTTCCTCAAGGGCGACGCAGCGGCGCTTACCGATGAACAAGTGTGGGGCATGCATCTTTTCCGCACGAAAGCCGGTTGCATGAACTGCCACAGCGGCCCGCTTCTCACCGACGAGCGCTATCACAATCTCGGCCTTTCCCTGCTCGGCAGACCGCTTGGCGACACAGGTCGACACGCGGTGAGCGGGCTTGAAGACGACGTGGGCCGGTTCCGCACGGCGAGCCTGCGTCACGTCTCGAAGACGGGGCCTTACATGCACAACGGATTGATCCCGGATCTTCGGCGTGTCGTCATCTTTTACGAGATCGGAGGCGGCAAGACGCGTCCCATCACCGGCCAACCTGCGGACGATCTCATGCGCGCTGCGGCGAAGACCTCGCCTCTCGTTAAAAAATTCGACCTCACGCCAGCAGAGCGGCAGGCACTCATCGAATTCCTCAAAGCGCTTTAG
- a CDS encoding anti-sigma factor family protein: protein MTQLSDEFLLAYLDGQLEKTQAAEVTQLSSVNAEVSRRIARLKRTQAQLIETFGAFAREDVSVPKAALQTGETDAQARPQRAVQQAGARLSGNASKVTHAPAAARQMVFVAAVFLGGLLGGYGATLLAGDPAPLPAKDTDRPLSAVIAPTAWPTDIARFHSYFPRETLTPYPDAIANPELIRFQLSKITGRALTPPDFSKQGYTLYRGQTFNYRQDRMMQLTYSSKTEPPITFYALPGAESGDSEVAVQTVGSLKGVSWVFDRVRFFITSDRSEEDLKVLAAIAQSQTPKR from the coding sequence ATGACGCAACTCTCGGACGAATTTCTGCTGGCCTATCTCGACGGGCAGCTTGAAAAGACCCAGGCTGCCGAAGTCACACAGCTTTCCTCGGTCAATGCCGAGGTTTCGCGGCGCATCGCCAGGCTGAAGCGGACGCAGGCCCAGCTCATCGAAACGTTCGGCGCCTTTGCGCGCGAGGACGTCTCCGTGCCAAAGGCCGCTCTCCAGACGGGGGAAACCGACGCGCAGGCGCGCCCGCAGCGCGCGGTCCAGCAAGCCGGGGCCAGGCTTTCGGGGAATGCATCCAAGGTGACCCACGCGCCAGCGGCGGCGCGGCAGATGGTTTTTGTCGCGGCCGTTTTCCTCGGCGGACTTCTGGGCGGTTACGGAGCGACGCTACTTGCAGGCGACCCCGCTCCCCTTCCCGCAAAGGACACCGACCGGCCTCTCTCCGCGGTGATCGCACCGACGGCATGGCCGACAGACATCGCACGCTTTCACAGCTACTTCCCGCGCGAGACGCTGACACCCTATCCGGACGCCATCGCAAATCCGGAACTCATCCGCTTTCAGCTCTCCAAGATAACGGGACGGGCGCTGACGCCGCCCGATTTCTCCAAGCAGGGCTATACCCTGTATCGCGGCCAGACGTTCAATTACCGTCAGGACCGGATGATGCAGCTCACCTATTCCTCGAAAACGGAGCCGCCGATCACCTTCTACGCCCTCCCCGGCGCAGAGAGCGGCGACAGCGAAGTCGCGGTGCAGACCGTCGGGTCGCTTAAGGGCGTGAGCTGGGTTTTCGATCGCGTGCGGTTCTTCATCACCTCGGACCGGAGCGAGGAAGATCTGAAGGTGCTCGCCGCCATCGCGCAGAGCCAGACGCCGAAGCGGTAA
- a CDS encoding class I SAM-dependent methyltransferase: MSGSNDETLQSYGGRVRDYIEGTAQTVSGEAKDWIDAALSGLPATARILELGSAFGRDAAYIASRGFEVDCTDAVAGFVTELQARGLNARRFNVLTDELGERYDLIFANAVLLHFERDEFEFILKKLIRSIKAGGRLAFSLKKGQGEAWSSEKIGAPRFFCYWERQTLEPLLADAGFAAWTIEEARTSRAHAEWLFVRALAP; this comes from the coding sequence ATGAGCGGTTCGAATGATGAGACCTTGCAGTCATATGGCGGGCGCGTGCGCGACTATATCGAGGGCACGGCGCAGACGGTAAGCGGCGAGGCGAAAGACTGGATCGACGCCGCCCTCTCGGGGCTCCCGGCCACAGCGCGCATTCTCGAATTGGGGAGCGCCTTCGGACGCGACGCCGCCTACATCGCGTCGAGGGGCTTCGAGGTCGATTGCACCGACGCCGTCGCCGGGTTTGTCACGGAATTGCAGGCCAGGGGGCTCAACGCCCGGCGCTTCAATGTGCTGACCGACGAGTTAGGCGAGCGTTACGACCTCATTTTCGCGAATGCGGTTCTGCTGCATTTCGAGAGAGACGAGTTCGAATTCATCCTGAAAAAACTGATACGTTCCATAAAGGCTGGCGGGCGTTTAGCCTTCAGTCTGAAAAAGGGCCAAGGGGAAGCCTGGTCCAGCGAGAAAATCGGCGCGCCGCGGTTCTTCTGCTATTGGGAGCGGCAAACCCTGGAGCCGCTTCTCGCCGATGCCGGTTTTGCGGCCTGGACGATCGAGGAGGCGCGAACCTCGCGCGCACACGCCGAGTGGCTGTTTGTCCGCGCCCTTGCGCCGTAG